In Erwinia sp. SLM-02, the genomic window CTTCCAAATAGAGTTTGGGCATCAGGCGATAACGCAGGGTTAAGGTCGCCAGTGAATCAAATATGCCAACACCGTATTTTACCTGTAGACCCGGCAGCACATAGCCGCTGACCTGCACCTGCTGGCTGTCGCCAACCCCTGCAGTATCCAGCGCCAGATTGCTGACACCGAAGGTCTCGCCGATTTTACCCACAACTTGACCACTTTGTGCAACCCCCAATCCTACCAGGGCGGAAGTTAATGCATCACTGTCGCTGCCGGAGGTTTGCAGACCCTGCCCGCGAAGCAGGTAGGAAAGCGCTTCCTGCTGCGACATCGCCGGGTCGGAGAAGACCTCCGCCTTCGGCTCATCCGCCAGTCCGGTCACGCGCACGCCTGCCGTCACGTCATCTTCAGTCGCTTCCGGGTTACGGATCGCTTCGATGTTGAGGTAAGGCTGATCCGGCGGGCCGGCAAACTGCAGCTCGCCCTTGCGCACAATCAGATCCTGGCCGTAGGCATGGAAGCGCCCGGACGGAATGTTAATCTGACCGTTCAGCCCCAGGCCGCGTTTATCCTGCACCAGCTTCAGATCGCCGTTCAGCTTCGCCTTAAGACCGAAGGCGCTGAGGCGCACATCGTCCCCGACGTGGATAATCAGATTGCTGTTGATCGGAATTGAGGTGGATTTCGGCGCAATCGGCTGCAGGTTTTTATCCAGCAGCACCTCATCAGAGGAGACGCCCACGGCGCTTTCCGGCACTTCCTGCACCGTAATGCGCGCCCACGGGATATCCACCCGGCCATCAAGATTAAACATTTCCGGCGTGGCTTCGAACACCAGGTCCGGCGAGACGTCCATGCGCACCATCGGCGGCACGGTTACCCGTACCCGATCGCCTTTCGCCGCGACGCGTGCCCGCCAGGCATTCAGCTGGCTCCAGTCGGCATTACCGTTGAGCGCAATCTGGCCCTGCGACGTCTGAATAACGCCTTCCAGCGTTGAGCTCATGCCGTTAAACAGCATGGAAAGGTTGGCGGTGGTGAGATCCACCGGCATAAAGCTGCCTTCCACATCAACATTACGCAGGCCAAGCTGACCAAAGACCTGCGGCTTTTGCAGGTTGCCGCCCAGGCGCAGGTTGCTGTTCAGCACGCCGGAGACTTTTTCACCCTGCATCAGCGCCGGGTTAAGCATCGCCAGCGACAGGTTGGTGATATTGACGTTGCCGGACAGCGTCCTTTTCCCCTGCGGATCGGCGATCTGCACGTTACCGTCCAGCTGGCCGTTGTTGGCAATGCGGATCAGCCAGTCGAGCTGCGCACGGCCATTTTTCAGCCCCGCGTTCAGGTTCAGCGCATCGAAGGCGATCGGCAGCGTATTCCCCTGCACGTCCTGAGCCACTTTGACCCCGTTGCCTTTCAGCGAGATGCGCCCGGTGGGCAGCGCGCCGTCGGCGGTCCAGCTGACGTCCGCATCACCGCTGAACGAACCGTTAAGCTGCGTCTCTTCCGGCATAAACGGTTTAATCATCGCCAGGTCAAAGCGGTTCAGTACCACCCGTGCGCGCCCGGACGGACCGGCCTCCACCGTCTGCGGTACGCACAGCTTGGCGTTCGGGTTCTGCCAGCAGTGCGGCCCGATGCTGATGGTCTGTTTGCTGTTGAGGTAGTCCAGCGCGATGGCGCGGGTTAAGCGCCATTCGCCCACCGGCGTGTCGAAGCGGGTGTTGTTCAGCGTGCCCTGCCAGCGCTGCGTGGCGCGGTCAAAGCTGCCGTTCAGCGCCAGCTGGCCGGAAACCGGTTCGCCCTGCATCGTCAGCTTCAGCTGATGCTGCTTTTCGCTGCCGCTGGCATCCAGGATCAGCTGTGAGATGCTCAACGCATCCTGCTTAACCTGATCGACACGCAGATTCAGCTTGCCCTGAATCTGTTCACCGGAGCTGACATCGCCTTTCAGCAGCACGCGGCCAATACGCAGCTCCTGCCAGCGCAGCCCGGTGGCGGTCAGATCGGCCAGCAGCTGTGGCGTTTTCAGATCGCCACGCGCGCGGATGGTGCCTTTTGCCACGCCGCCGAGGCCCGGCAGGGCGTTATCCAGATGCTGGGCATCGATATCCGCATCCAGATTCAGCTTGTCGCCCAGCGAGCCTTTCAGGTTGACGTTGTTACGCCCCAGAATCAGCTTGATGCCGGGAATATCCCACTGGTTGTAGCTGTTGCCGTACAGCGTACCGTCGGCGCTGATGGCGTTGTTACGCACGTTGCCGCGCAGCTTCAGCTCCGGTACGCGCATCTGCCAACTGCCGCCGTACAGGCTGCCGCGGGTGGTGATTTTCCCGTCCAGCTTCGCCGGCCAGTCCGGATACTGCTTCGCGGTGTTGATGCCGGTCAGGGTCAGCTCGCTGTTCCAGCTGATTGCCTTACTCCAGTCCACCAGCGCTTTCAGGTCGGCGGTGCCCTGCAGCGCGGCCAGCCTGAGTTTTTCGATGGCGAACTGTTCAACGTTGCCTTTGCCGTCCAGGGTCACCGTGGCGGGCGGTACGCCCTGCCCCTGTAGCGCCGCCTTCAGCGACATCACGTAGTCGGTTGCCTTGCCTTTGAAGCTGAAGTTGAAGTTATCCGCCTCATACTGCGTTTCCCCCTCCAGCGGCCAGCGCAGCTGCGGGCTTTGCAGTGTCATATTCAGCGGTAATCCCGCTTCTGCCAGACGCGTGTCGGCATCCAGCTGTGCCCGCACCGGACCGGACAGATTCAGCGCCAGGGTCAGCGTTTCACGCAGATCGCCACCGAGGGTCATTTTGATCTTTTCACCCTTCAGCGGATCGATATTCATCTCGCCGTTAAGGGTGAAGTTCATCGGCCAGTTCCCGCTCAGCGTCGCCTCTCCCTGCGCGTTGAGCTGCCCCTGCACCGCATCCACATCCAGCGTTTGCAGCGCCAGATGATTGTTCTCGGTTTTGGCTTTCACCAGCAGGCGGTTAACGGTGATATCGGTATCGCCGGTCAGGCGCAGCTGTTCACCCAGGATCTGCTGCACATTGACGTCCAGCGGCAGGGTGAACTCGGGAAGATTCGGCAGCAGCGGCTGCTCAAACATCGCTTTCAGCGTCTCGCCCAGCGGCTTTTCTTCCGGCTGTGGATCCTGGATTTTCGGCTGAACCACTTCTTCATTGGCCACTTTCGCCGCTTTCGGCAGGGCAATCAGCAGCCCCTGAATATGAGTCGGCGTCAGCGTCATGCCGCGCCCTTCCCAGTGCATGCCGCTGGTAAAGTCCGCCAGCGACACCGCCGTATCGTCGATTTTGACGTTAACGTTGTGCAACGCCAGACGGCTCAGCGTCAGCGGGTACGGCGTGCTGATTTCACCGGTTGCCGATTCATCTTCAGCCGGCGGCGTGTCCGATGAGGCCAGCTGCTTGCTGTCCACCGCCACATAAACGTCCTTCAGCGAGAGATCGTTCACGCAGAACGCACTCTGCTTCAGGCAGCCTAAACGCAGCGCCAGATGAAACTCTCCGGCGTTAACCGAGACGCCCGGCATCTCGTATTTGACACCCTTCAGGGTCAAATCACGCCAGCCGCCGTTGACCTGCTGGATAGCCAGCCCCG contains:
- the tamB gene encoding autotransporter assembly complex protein TamB, producing MKWWKKGLIGILIFIVLLLGGIAFLLGTTSGLHLVLNSAARWVPGLAIQQVNGGWRDLTLKGVKYEMPGVSVNAGEFHLALRLGCLKQSAFCVNDLSLKDVYVAVDSKQLASSDTPPAEDESATGEISTPYPLTLSRLALHNVNVKIDDTAVSLADFTSGMHWEGRGMTLTPTHIQGLLIALPKAAKVANEEVVQPKIQDPQPEEKPLGETLKAMFEQPLLPNLPEFTLPLDVNVQQILGEQLRLTGDTDITVNRLLVKAKTENNHLALQTLDVDAVQGQLNAQGEATLSGNWPMNFTLNGEMNIDPLKGEKIKMTLGGDLRETLTLALNLSGPVRAQLDADTRLAEAGLPLNMTLQSPQLRWPLEGETQYEADNFNFSFKGKATDYVMSLKAALQGQGVPPATVTLDGKGNVEQFAIEKLRLAALQGTADLKALVDWSKAISWNSELTLTGINTAKQYPDWPAKLDGKITTRGSLYGGSWQMRVPELKLRGNVRNNAISADGTLYGNSYNQWDIPGIKLILGRNNVNLKGSLGDKLNLDADIDAQHLDNALPGLGGVAKGTIRARGDLKTPQLLADLTATGLRWQELRIGRVLLKGDVSSGEQIQGKLNLRVDQVKQDALSISQLILDASGSEKQHQLKLTMQGEPVSGQLALNGSFDRATQRWQGTLNNTRFDTPVGEWRLTRAIALDYLNSKQTISIGPHCWQNPNAKLCVPQTVEAGPSGRARVVLNRFDLAMIKPFMPEETQLNGSFSGDADVSWTADGALPTGRISLKGNGVKVAQDVQGNTLPIAFDALNLNAGLKNGRAQLDWLIRIANNGQLDGNVQIADPQGKRTLSGNVNITNLSLAMLNPALMQGEKVSGVLNSNLRLGGNLQKPQVFGQLGLRNVDVEGSFMPVDLTTANLSMLFNGMSSTLEGVIQTSQGQIALNGNADWSQLNAWRARVAAKGDRVRVTVPPMVRMDVSPDLVFEATPEMFNLDGRVDIPWARITVQEVPESAVGVSSDEVLLDKNLQPIAPKSTSIPINSNLIIHVGDDVRLSAFGLKAKLNGDLKLVQDKRGLGLNGQINIPSGRFHAYGQDLIVRKGELQFAGPPDQPYLNIEAIRNPEATEDDVTAGVRVTGLADEPKAEVFSDPAMSQQEALSYLLRGQGLQTSGSDSDALTSALVGLGVAQSGQVVGKIGETFGVSNLALDTAGVGDSQQVQVSGYVLPGLQVKYGVGIFDSLATLTLRYRLMPKLYLEAVSGIDQALDVLYQFEF